The following proteins are encoded in a genomic region of Glycine max cultivar Williams 82 chromosome 18, Glycine_max_v4.0, whole genome shotgun sequence:
- the LOC548029 gene encoding glutathione S-transferase GST 11 — MASSQEEVTLLGVVGSPFLHRVQIALKLKGVEYKYLEDDLNNKSDLLLKYNPVYKMIPVLVHNEKPISESLVIVEYIDDTWKNNPILPSDPYQRALARFWAKFIDDKCVVPAWKSAFMTDEKEKEKAKEELFEALSFLENELKGKFFGGEEFGFVDIAAVLIPIIQEIAGLQLFTSEKFPKLSKWSQDFHNHPVVNEVMPPKDQLFAYFKARAQSFVAKRKN; from the exons ATGGCTTCAAGTCAGGAAGAGGTGACCCTTTTGGGAGTTGTGGGAAGCCCATTTCTACACAGGGTTCAGATTGCTCTCAAGTTGAAGGGAGTTGAATACAAATATTTGGAAGACGATTTGAACAACAAGAGTGATTTGCTCCTCAAGTATAACCCAGTTTACAAAATGATTCCAGTGCTTGTTCACAATGAGAAGCCCATTTCAGAGTCCCTTGTGATTGTTGAGTACATTGATGACACATGGAAAAACAATCCCATCTTGCCTTCTGATCCCTACCAAAGAGCCTTGGCTCGTTTCTGGGCTAAGTTCATTGATGACAAG TGTGTGGTTCCAGCATGGAAATCTGCTTTTATGACTgatgagaaagagaaagagaaggctAAAGAAGAGTTATTTGAGGCTCTGAGTTTTCTTGAGAATGAGTTGAAGGGCAAGTTTTTTGGTGGAGAGGAGTTTGGCTTTGTGGATATTGCTGCTGTGTTAATACCTATAATTCAAGAGATAGCAGGGTTGCAATTGTTCACAAGTGAGAAATTCCCAAAGCTCTCTAAATGGAGCCAAGACTTTCACAACCATCCAGTTGTCAACGAAGTTATGCCTCCTAAGGATCAACTTTTTGCCTATTTCAAGGCTCGGGCTCAAAGCTTCGTTGCTAAAAGAAAGAATTAA